A window of the Lactuca sativa cultivar Salinas chromosome 5, Lsat_Salinas_v11, whole genome shotgun sequence genome harbors these coding sequences:
- the LOC111908795 gene encoding thioredoxin-like 3-1, chloroplastic: MSILAPNSHLLCREIPHRDQQQPHQPNWSNGCCSNPIKTCGFGFDRRKIEQSKKIVKRDCKVEAFWDVSRPAFVEMEPITDSDHLDLILDKANQASQPIIIDWMAAWCRKCIYLKPKVEKLAAEYDTKLKFYCVDVNNVPQTLVKRGNISKMPTIQLWKDGEMKAEVIGGHKAWLVIEEVREMIQNFV, from the exons ATGTCAATTTTAGCCCCAAATTCTCATCTTCTCTGCAGAGAAATCCCTCACAGAGACCAGCAGCAGCCACATCAACCAAATTGGAGCAATGGGTGTTGTTCAAATCCGATAAAAACTTGTGGGTTTGGCTTCGATCGAAGAAAAATCGAACAATCGAAGAAAATCGTGAAAAGGGATTGCAAAGTCGAAGCCTTTTGGGACGTATCAAGACCTGCGTTTGTGGAAATGGAGCCTATCACTGATTCTGATCATTTGGATCTCATTTTAGACAAAGCAAACCAAGCCTCTCAACCCATCATCATTGATTG GATGGCTGCTTGGTGCAGAAAATGCATTTACTTGAAGCCTAAAGTGGAGAAATTGGCAGCTGAATACGACACCAA GCTCAAGTTTTATTGTGTGGATGTGAACAACGTACCTCAAACACTCGTGAAACGTGGAAACATCTCT AAAATGCCAACTATTCAG TTGTGGAAAGATGGAGAGATGAAAGCTGAAGTAATCGGAGGGCATAAAGCATGGCTTGTGATCGAAGAAGTTAGAGAAATGATTCAGAATTTTGTATGA